The Danio rerio strain Tuebingen ecotype United States chromosome 1, GRCz12tu, whole genome shotgun sequence genome includes a region encoding these proteins:
- the ing2 gene encoding inhibitor of growth protein 2, with protein sequence MLGHYPNVEKSQLVNYVEDYLECVESLPLDIQRNVSLLREIDTKYQEVLKEVDEIYEKYKKESDSGQRKRLQIQLQRALISSQELGDEKIHVVTQMMEVVENRSRQIEAHSPCFLEPGDVERPPEKVRHDPASTSTNVMPERSSARRPRRQRNSESRDTCANGALEDLGEEPPPQPREKKSKSAKKKKRSKAKQEREASPVEFTIDPNEPTYCLCEQVSYGEMIGCDNEQCPIEWFHFSCVGLTYKPKGKWYCPKCRGDNEKTMEKSADRAKKDRRSR encoded by the exons ATGTTAGGGCATTATCCGAATGTGGAAAAATCGCAGCTTGTCAACTACGTGGAGGATTATTTGGAATGTGTCGAATCGCTGCCTTTGGATATACAGAGGAATGTTTCATTGTTACGAGAAATCGACACCAAGTATCAAG AGGTCCTCAAGGAGGTGGATGAGATCTATGAAAAGTATAAAAAGGAGAGTGACAGTGGGCAGCGCAAGCGGCTGCAGATACAGTTGCAGCGGGCGCTCATCAGCAGCCAGGAGCTGGGGGATGAGAAGATCCATGTGGTCACCCAGATGATGGAGGTGGTGGAAAACCGCTCTCGTCAGATTGAGGCCCACTCACCTTGCTTCTTGGAGCCTGGAGATGTCGAGAGACCACCGGAGAAGGTAAGGCATGACCCTGCGAGCACCTCCACCAATGTGATGCCCGAGCGCTCTTCGGCGAGGCGGCCCAGACGTCAGCGCAACAGTGAGAGCCGAGACACTTGTGCCAATGGAGCTTTAGAGGATCTTGGCGAAGAGCCTCCACCACAGCCTCGTGAGAAAAAATCCAAGTCGGCCAAGAAGAAGAAACGTTCGAAGGCCAAGCAGGAGCGTGAAGCCTCCCCAGTGGAGTTCACCATTGACCCCAACGAGCCCACCTACTGCCTCTGTGAACAGGTGTCCTATGGCGAGATGATCGGCTGCGACAATGAGCAGTGTCCAATCGAGTGGTTCCATTTTTCCTGTGTTGGACTCACCTACAAGCCCAAGGGTAAATGGTATTGCCCCAAATGCAGGGGCGACAATGAAAAGACAATGGAGAAAAGTGCTGATAGGGCCAAGAAGGATAGGCGGTCCAGGTAG